The Arabidopsis thaliana chromosome 5, partial sequence genomic interval AAAGTGACagaaatcaatattttaaGAAAGAGAACCGAACCGGAACTGAAACCCACGAAATCGATTTCagataattttcaattttgatatatatatctagGGCTTTTAATACGAAAAAAGGGGGGAAAAAAGACATGtggaaaaatcaaagctttttaCTGGGATAAACGATGGATAAATCTAATCTTTCCGCTTTCTCCGCAAATTTCTCtgcaaatttcaaaatttcttcaacGAAGCGCACACCTAGATTAAACTTCAGTAGCCCAGAAATTCGAGCTGAGATTGAAgagctaagaagaagaaacggagagggagagagagaaaaaagaaaaccctagagaGAGTATATTCGTCGGAAAAAAGTACCTCCGATCAAAAACGATTTCTTCTAGCTtccgtcttcttctctctctctcttcgaaataaaagagtaaaatatTTGCTCGAAATGAATGACAGACGACTATAGTCTACATAAGCAAtgaaatatttcatttaaatGCCCTCATactttattaatatttcattagTAACCTCGatagtttttgatttgttaaacTAAACCCCAAACATTCGAAGAGTATTAGGCCGGTAAATGATGACGTCATCTCCGGTTGGAGGATAGTACAACGATGCCGTAGAGAACTAGAGAAgtgtctttttcttaaaaaggaACCTTCTGTTTTTTACAAATTGAACATGCATGTTATGGATtattggaataaaaaaaacgttttgaagacttttgaatattttctttgaaaaatgaaattatacaAGATTATGTGACTTGATTAGATTTGATGTTACAAGTTAAGTTGGTTTAGAATAATCTTTGTTTAGTACTACTATATATAGGATGATCTATTTTTCATTGGTTATAGCTAGAATGCTATATAGAATTGTGGAATGTTGTTTCATGTCATGATTATGCAGATTTATTACCAAACACATAAAAGATTAAGAGGTATGACATGAATGACGTGTTCTGCTGATTATGTTTACGACGAAATCCAAATAAAAGACAATTTGATCCAACACAAACTGAAAAACACTCAACCTGCCAATATTATTCAAAGAAATGAACAACATCAAACTTGTATTCAAGCATGGCACAATGGATGATTCAGAGAGGACATGATGGCTTAAAACAACATTGATATATTTACGTTCCCAATTTGAGCTTTagaatatatgtttgtaaTTTGAGAATACATATGattgtttcatcttcttccccatCTTTCTCTTATACTCTTTCGTTTTCTTGAATACTTTGTAGCATAAAGAGCATTTAGACTCTTAGTTCATTCTCTTTTGAACTTTGTCTCATGTTAAtcccatttttgtttttgtttcatacaTGGCTATCTATGTGGGTTACTTCTAAGAACTACAACAACACATCAAGGATATATAATTTAGCAATTTTCTTAGTTAACTTTTCCTTCTCCTAGAAACACTAACCAGGAAACAGTTAACTAAAACCACTCCCGCCAAGTTTTGAAAcgttgtacatatatataggagTGAAAATATTACTTTCAGAAACATGGGGTGggatatatataagatataaaaatgtaagGGGTTactttacaaataaaatagaataGAAACAAAACGTAGACGTTTAGAGCGGTCCTCGTCAACTACGACAACATTAGAGATCGATCGTCGTCGTCGTACCCGTCAGActcaaggaaaaagaaaaaaagagattccGCCGCACGTTGTTCTAATCGAAAAAAGCGACTCTCAATAAATCTGTCttcccttttctttcttaaactgGAAGAAGATTAATCAATCAGACACAACAGAGATAACTGATTTATCCACTTCAAACAATACAAACCTTTAAAGTCTTCACCTTTATAGAGAGAACTTTTAATGGTGTGGTTGACGAATCAACAGATAGGGAGATGGAAAAGGAAACGAATTTTGGTTGTGGGATCGTTCCTCTGTTGGTCAATCATCATGTTCATCACTCCCAAAGTTCCTCTCGATTCATTTCGCCATCATATCTTCGCCGATAAACGCAATTTCATgggtatcatcatcatatcacactctctcttcttttttttttatctctctctgtctctgtgcATGTGTAATAACGAGAGACAGGTGTTTTGTGTGGGTTTGATGATGAACAGGAGTGCCTAATACATTGAATGTGATGACCAACTTTCCCTTTCTTATCGTTGGAgttcttggttttgttctttgcatTGGAGGAAGCTTCTTCAACATAAGGTATCattctctttcccttttttgagttttattttgagttaGTTTAACAATTTGAGTTGTTGTAATGCAGTTTAAATGGTGAGATCTGGGGATGGACACTGTTCTACGCAGGCATTGCAAGCTTGGCTTTTGGTTCTGCTTTTTATCATCTCAAACCTGATGACAACAGAATCGTCTGGGACACTTTGCCTGTTCGTTTTTCTCACTTTACTTTTCTTCGGAACATGAATCTTCTTTCAGTTATGCATTCATTGCTTCTTGATTAGTGATGCGGTAATTGTATATATTGACAAGCACATTGTGAATacaaaaagttgaagaatcaTCTTATAGCTATGTAAAAAAGCTTAGATTAGACTTCATGGTTTTTCTTGGATTGGTTGGTTCTACAAGCACATAGTGAAGTGAACACAACTCTTATAGCTAATGGAAAGAAGCTTTAGAGATTTTTCGGGTGTAGAGTtgtggtttttggttttattgaaTGGAAAGTTGTTTTTGCTCATCATTTTTGATGGTTGGTTTATGAATAGCTGTTTGTTGATTAATGACGGTAAATTGCAGATATTGATTGCGTATTCGTCGCTTTTCTCTAGTTTTTTGGTTGAGAGAGCGGGGGAGAAAGTGGGACTTAGTTGCCTCATCTTGCTTCTATTTATATCATGTCTCAGTGTTGCTTACGCCAGGTAACATTAAAACCAAGAAAGCATTACCTCCTctgtatacatatatgttcATGGTTTTAGTCAGGTTTCGGATTGAAATTATATGTGTCTTAGTTGATGGCAGAGTGTTTAATGATCTCCGGTTATGCATGACGTTCCAGTTGATACCGTGTCTGGTGATTCCCGTCATGGCGGTTTTGTTACCTCCCAAATATACACACTCTAGATTCTGGCTCTGGGCAACAGGTTTTTAACTCAAAACCACATTTGCGGTTTTCTTATTAGAATCCACGGTCTTCTGATATCTGCTTATCATGAATGCAGCGGCGTACACTATTGCCAAGATTGAAGGACTTGCAgacaacaaaatatacaatgcAAATCGATATATCATCAGTGGGCATTCACTGGAGCATTTGTGTTCTGCCGTGGCTACGCTTTTACTTACCATTATGCTTTTGTATAGAAGCATTCGGTTTAATAGGTAACGTTTTTTCACtgactctttctctttgatcttTGAGTTCCTTGAAACCTGAGAGgatttttcacttttcttttgtatgatGGAAACTAAAACAGATTAGGTGATCTCAAAGGCCGTCCTTGACATTCATTACTGACTcctcaagttttttttctcttgtatttAGATGCTTCTGGATTCTTgtattacaaattttgtttggttgctAGATAGATTTTGACCCATGATCCCACTAAAACATCGTTAGCTTGGTGTAATCTTGGTTTCTGGTTCTGAAACAGCTTTGGCTTTAAGGTTACTTATTCAAGTCTTATATATGTGTTTGGACAATGGACAATTTTACATGTAGTAActaaaaagaaaccaaaagaataaTCATAACTCACAAATACACCTTTTATTTTCGGTCTTGACTTGTGACCTGTTTCTTATTCATATGATCACTTTATTGAGGACTTTAAATCATAGCACAGAATGTGGAAAAATCCAAGACAGCAATAGCATTATAGAAACGTAATCATACAATTCATCTAAAATAGCAACAATGATGAGTAAATCTCGGAGTTCATAGTCCTTCAAAGAAACGTAAATGGTCATCGAATGTCTCAGCATGCCTGATCTTAGTGATCGAcccatcttcttcaacctgcaaaaagaagaatataaatcAATCACTTTCTCTCAGGATCTTGACCCTCCGCTAAATTTCCGCAGAAAACGATAATAAGAAACAGTATTGTTACCCAGTATTCCGGGGGACGCATCTTGAGATTGTAAGTGGAAGCCATACTCATACAGTATGCACCAGCGTCATGAACCACCAGACCAGCTCCCTGTAACGTATACAAGAAACTAATTAGATTCCATATTACTTGAGCTGCCAAACATAATCAGATCCTTATAATACCTGTGGAGGAGTGGGAAGCTCTCTGTCTTTGCCCAAGAAATCAGCAGATTCACAAACAGGACCCACTACATCGAATTTGGTAACCTCTGCTTCAGGCGGTGTAGGAGAGACCAACTCAATATGCTTTTGcgttaaaaaacaaaaacaagaggATGTTTAGCTATAGTTCAAAGGGACTAGAATCTGCAGATGCTGTTGTGAAaagtatatttgttttacCTGATAGGCATCATAAAGACTGGGACGGATAAGCTCAGCCATACTTCCATCAATCACTATGAAGTTTTTAGTTCCATTCGTCTTCACACCAGTTACATGGTTGACGAAACAACATGTGTTTGCAATCAGTGATCTCCCTGGCTCGATTATTAGATTCAGGTCTCGTGAAAGAACCAGCTCTCTTACCTATGAAACACATCCAGGATTCTAAAGATTCTACCATTCCAGTACTTTTGAGAtcaagataaagaaaagagttttgaGCTGTTGTTCTTACGGTGTTGATAAGATCCATGGGTGTAGGAAGGACAGCGCCGGCATGATAATAATCTATCCCTAAACCACCACCAATGTTCAAGTAGCTAACCTCAAAGCCTTGACGCCGGATTTCATCAATGTATTCAATCATGAGAACCGCAGCATCTCTGAATATATCCACCTGAAATAAACAGAACATACGTGAATATGCAAAGCTCAAGACTCAAGAGTTAAAATTTAAGAGATTGATTACattaaaacacaaattaaaaggAACTATAGTCGGAGTTACCTTTGTAATGGTAGAACCAAGATGACAATGAGCTCCAACAAGCTTCAGCTCTTTGGGATGTGCCTTCACTTCATCCAGAAACCATTGAAGCTTCTCGTTCCTAATACCAAACTTCGAGTTCTTGTTCCCAGTAGCTACATATGGATGCACCTAAAATGgtaacaaacagaaaaagcTCATTCATATCCAAGCTAAAGAATAGATTCTAGGACATGCTGctaaaagattgaaaatttaaCCATACCTGAGGATCAACATCAGGATTGATACGCAACAACACATTGACCTGCTTACCAGAAATTCTTGAAGCTTCCACAATGTTATTCAAGTCAAACTCACTATCAACATTTACGAAAACACCTTCTTGAGCAGCTAGAACTAAATCTTCCAAAGACTTTCCATTTCCATTGAAAATACACCTATTCATTTCATCCACACCGAAGACATGGTCAAAAACTACACATCAACATGagaccaaataaaaaaatattcaaactttATTATTGGGGATAAAGAATCGTACTTTGTGGGATCGAAACCAGCAAGAAGAGCAAGCCTGAGCTCATTTCCACTAACCAACACAGCACCACAGCCCAAACTCCTCAAATGCTCCAAAATCTTGAGATTGTTATTAGCTTTAATAGCGTAACCAATAACAGATCTCACTCCTTCCAAAGCCTCTTTATAAGCCTCAAGGTTTCTCGTGATCTGAGGTTTGCTATATAAGTAAAAGGGTCGTTTCTCGACTGTTTCCATGATATCTTGAACCTTGGTTCCTTCGCAATAGAGAAACCCATCTGATGATTTCTTGAAACAGTGGTCGAAAGAGGAAGCAGATTCTTTCGTGAGGGTTTTGGTGGAGTTTTGGGAAACGGCGGCTTTGACGGAGAGGCGTTTAAGTGGCTTCAATGTTGACTTGAGAGACAAAAATGGGATTCTTGAGAGTGAAGTCTGATTCAATTGGTACTGATTTAGGGTTCCGCGGATTGATGAAGGTTGGGAGAG includes:
- a CDS encoding Alkaline phytoceramidase (aPHC) (Alkaline phytoceramidase (aPHC); FUNCTIONS IN: hydrolase activity, acting on carbon-nitrogen (but not peptide) bonds, in linear amides; INVOLVED IN: ceramide metabolic process; LOCATED IN: integral to membrane; EXPRESSED IN: 15 plant structures; EXPRESSED DURING: 7 growth stages; CONTAINS InterPro DOMAIN/s: Ceramidase (InterPro:IPR008901); BEST Arabidopsis thaliana protein match is: senescence associated gene 18 (TAIR:AT1G71190.1).), with amino-acid sequence MVWLTNQQIGRWKRKRILVVGSFLCWSIIMFITPKVPLDSFRHHIFADKRNFMGVPNTLNVMTNFPFLIVGVLGFVLCIGGSFFNISLNGEIWGWTLFYAGIASLAFGSAFYHLKPDDNRIVWDTLPILIAYSSLFSSFLVERAGEKVGLSCLILLLFISCLSVAYARVFNDLRLCMTFQLIPCLVIPVMAVLLPPKYTHSRFWLWATAAYTIAKIEGLADNKIYNANRYIISGHSLEHLCSAVATLLLTIMLLYRSIRFNRLGDLKGRP
- a CDS encoding Alkaline phytoceramidase (aPHC) (Alkaline phytoceramidase (aPHC); FUNCTIONS IN: hydrolase activity, acting on carbon-nitrogen (but not peptide) bonds, in linear amides; INVOLVED IN: ceramide metabolic process; LOCATED IN: integral to membrane; EXPRESSED IN: 15 plant structures; EXPRESSED DURING: 7 growth stages; CONTAINS InterPro DOMAIN/s: Ceramidase (InterPro:IPR008901); BEST Arabidopsis thaliana protein match is: senescence associated gene 18 (TAIR:AT1G71190.1); Has 1807 Blast hits to 1807 proteins in 277 species: Archae - 0; Bacteria - 0; Metazoa - 736; Fungi - 347; Plants - 385; Viruses - 0; Other Eukaryotes - 339 (source: NCBI BLink).), which gives rise to MVWLTNQQIGRWKRKRILVVGSFLCWSIIMFITPKVPLDSFRHHIFADKRNFMGVPNTLNVMTNFPFLIVGVLGFVLCIGGSFFNISLNGEIWGWTLFYAGIASLAFGSAFYHLKPDDNRIVWDTLPILIAYSSLFSSFLVERAGEKVGLSCLILLLFISCLSVAYARVFNDLRLCMTFQLIPCLVIPVMAVLLPPKYTHSRFWLWATAAYTIAKIEGLADNKIYNANRYIISGHSLEHLCSAVATLLLTIMLLYRSIRFNR
- a CDS encoding Pyridoxal-dependent decarboxylase family protein (Pyridoxal-dependent decarboxylase family protein; FUNCTIONS IN: diaminopimelate decarboxylase activity; INVOLVED IN: lysine biosynthetic process via diaminopimelate; LOCATED IN: chloroplast; EXPRESSED IN: guard cell, cultured cell; CONTAINS InterPro DOMAIN/s: Alanine racemase/group IV decarboxylase, C-terminal (InterPro:IPR009006), Ornithine/DAP/Arg decarboxylase (InterPro:IPR000183), Orn/DAP/Arg decarboxylase 2, N-terminal (InterPro:IPR022644), Orn/DAP/Arg decarboxylase 2, C-terminal (InterPro:IPR022643), Diaminopimelate decarboxylase (InterPro:IPR002986), Orn/DAP/Arg decarboxylase 2, conserved site (InterPro:IPR022657), Orn/DAP/Arg decarboxylase 2, pyridoxal-phosphate binding site (InterPro:IPR022653); BEST Arabidopsis thaliana protein match is: Pyridoxal-dependent decarboxylase family protein (TAIR:AT3G14390.1); Has 30201 Blast hits to 17322 proteins in 780 species: Archae - 12; Bacteria - 1396; Metazoa - 17338; Fungi - 3422; Plants - 5037; Viruses - 0; Other Eukaryotes - 2996 (source: NCBI BLink).), giving the protein MAAVTQFLSQPSSIRGTLNQYQLNQTSLSRIPFLSLKSTLKPLKRLSVKAAVSQNSTKTLTKESASSFDHCFKKSSDGFLYCEGTKVQDIMETVEKRPFYLYSKPQITRNLEAYKEALEGVRSVIGYAIKANNNLKILEHLRSLGCGAVLVSGNELRLALLAGFDPTKCIFNGNGKSLEDLVLAAQEGVFVNVDSEFDLNNIVEASRISGKQVNVLLRINPDVDPQVHPYVATGNKNSKFGIRNEKLQWFLDEVKAHPKELKLVGAHCHLGSTITKVDIFRDAAVLMIEYIDEIRRQGFEVSYLNIGGGLGIDYYHAGAVLPTPMDLINTVRELVLSRDLNLIIEPGRSLIANTCCFVNHVTGVKTNGTKNFIVIDGSMAELIRPSLYDAYQHIELVSPTPPEAEVTKFDVVGPVCESADFLGKDRELPTPPQGAGLVVHDAGAYCMSMASTYNLKMRPPEYWVEEDGSITKIRHAETFDDHLRFFEGL